From one Bacteroides intestinalis DSM 17393 genomic stretch:
- a CDS encoding IS1182 family transposase: MAKLHFRPYIPNQTVLFPQRIDENIAADDPVRIVNAVVDNLNLDNFKKLYKETGRSAYHPKMMLKVIIYAYMNNIYSCRKIEKLLLRDIHYIWLAGHEHPDFITINRFRNRVKEEINNVFTQLVLVLADKGFISLDVEYIDGTKIESKANKYTFVWRKSVEKHRTKLLDKIRILLEQVDEAIAQENSVKDTPAQFTPAMLSDIVDELKEVLEHQPATKDKEQKKALREKKKQVRELEGYRDKLMEYDNHLEVLGERNSYSKTDPDATFMRMKEDAMKNGQTKPGYNLQTGTENQFIIDFRLFPNPTDTLTLIPFFHSFQHRYNRLPGIGVADSGYGSEENYRFMQENGIEAFVKYNYFHKEQRPRYTPNPFHAESLHYNAGEDYYVCPMGQRMNRIGTRRDKTASGYITESARYKAQNCEGCPLRGSCFKAQGNRIIEVNHRLNQYKRQAREILLSEEGIKHRGRRCIEPEAVFGQMKYNMAYRRFRHKGEDKVTMDFAFFAIAFNIKKMCAKLLKAGKGGTARIICILIRTIMTQYTRNIAAYYQISEKRVA; the protein is encoded by the coding sequence ATGGCAAAGTTACATTTTCGTCCTTACATTCCCAACCAAACCGTTCTTTTTCCACAAAGAATTGATGAAAACATAGCTGCGGACGACCCTGTCCGCATAGTCAATGCAGTTGTTGATAATCTCAATCTTGATAATTTCAAGAAGCTTTATAAAGAAACGGGGCGCTCAGCTTATCATCCTAAAATGATGCTCAAGGTAATTATCTACGCTTACATGAATAATATCTATTCCTGTCGTAAAATAGAGAAGCTTCTTTTGCGTGACATTCATTATATCTGGCTTGCCGGTCATGAGCATCCGGATTTCATCACCATCAACCGTTTCCGTAACCGTGTAAAGGAGGAGATAAACAACGTTTTCACGCAGTTGGTTCTTGTCCTTGCCGATAAGGGTTTCATCAGTCTTGACGTGGAGTATATCGACGGTACCAAGATTGAGTCCAAAGCCAACAAATATACTTTTGTCTGGCGCAAGAGTGTTGAAAAGCACCGCACGAAGTTGCTGGACAAGATTCGTATCCTTCTGGAACAGGTGGACGAAGCCATTGCACAAGAGAACTCCGTAAAAGACACACCCGCCCAATTCACTCCCGCCATGCTCTCTGACATAGTGGATGAACTTAAAGAAGTCCTAGAACACCAGCCTGCGACAAAGGATAAGGAACAAAAGAAAGCCCTGCGCGAAAAGAAGAAACAGGTCAGGGAACTTGAAGGGTATCGTGACAAGCTGATGGAATACGACAATCACCTTGAAGTCCTTGGAGAACGTAATTCCTATTCCAAGACCGATCCTGATGCTACATTCATGCGTATGAAAGAAGACGCCATGAAGAACGGGCAGACCAAGCCCGGGTATAATTTACAAACAGGTACTGAAAACCAATTCATCATAGACTTCCGGCTGTTTCCCAACCCCACCGATACGCTGACCCTGATCCCTTTCTTCCACTCCTTCCAGCACCGCTATAACCGCTTACCGGGTATCGGTGTGGCAGACTCCGGTTACGGCTCGGAAGAAAATTACCGGTTCATGCAGGAAAACGGGATAGAGGCCTTTGTCAAGTACAACTACTTCCATAAAGAGCAGCGTCCCCGTTATACTCCCAACCCGTTCCATGCGGAAAGTCTCCATTACAATGCGGGGGAGGATTATTACGTTTGTCCGATGGGGCAGCGCATGAACCGTATAGGGACCAGACGTGACAAAACTGCAAGCGGATACATCACCGAAAGTGCACGTTATAAAGCACAAAATTGCGAGGGTTGTCCTTTGCGTGGCAGTTGCTTTAAAGCCCAGGGAAATCGTATTATAGAAGTCAATCACCGGTTAAACCAATACAAACGGCAGGCACGGGAAATATTGCTCTCAGAGGAAGGTATCAAGCATAGAGGCAGGAGGTGTATAGAACCGGAAGCTGTGTTTGGACAAATGAAATACAACATGGCATACCGCCGGTTCAGACATAAAGGAGAAGACAAGGTTACGATGGACTTTGCTTTCTTTGCTATAGCTTTTAATATCAAAAAAATGTGCGCTAAACTACTAAAAGCAGGAAAGGGAGGGACTGCACGCATTATATGTATTCTTATCAGAACAATTATGACGCAATATACGAGGAATATAGCCGCGTATTACCAAATTAGTGAAAAAAGAGTCGCATAG
- a CDS encoding trimeric intracellular cation channel family protein, with protein MPTFVQILDFIGTFAFAISGIRLASAKRFDWFGAYVVGFVTAIGGGTIRDVLLGVTPGWMTDPIYLICTGLALLWVILFGKHLIHLHNTFFIFDSIGLALFTVVGVGKSIALGYPFWVAIIMGSITGAAGGVIRDVFINEIPLIFRKEIYAMACVVGGTVYWMCDLIGIHSYGCQVAGGISVFVTRILAVKYNICLPILSGSAAEVEDKDKD; from the coding sequence ATGCCAACATTTGTTCAAATACTCGACTTTATAGGTACGTTTGCTTTTGCCATCAGTGGCATTAGGCTGGCTTCGGCAAAGCGGTTCGACTGGTTCGGGGCGTACGTGGTAGGTTTTGTAACTGCCATTGGTGGCGGTACGATACGTGATGTGCTGTTGGGGGTCACTCCGGGCTGGATGACAGATCCTATCTATTTGATTTGTACAGGATTGGCATTGCTGTGGGTGATTCTTTTTGGAAAACATCTGATTCATTTGCATAACACTTTCTTTATATTCGACAGCATTGGTTTGGCACTGTTTACAGTAGTCGGTGTGGGAAAAAGCATTGCACTGGGATATCCGTTCTGGGTAGCTATCATTATGGGTAGTATTACAGGTGCTGCAGGTGGTGTGATTCGTGATGTGTTTATCAATGAAATTCCACTGATTTTCCGAAAAGAGATTTATGCTATGGCGTGTGTAGTAGGCGGTACGGTTTACTGGATGTGCGATCTTATCGGGATACATTCATATGGATGTCAGGTGGCAGGCGGTATTTCAGTATTCGTCACACGTATTCTGGCTGTGAAGTATAATATCTGTCTGCCTATTCTCTCGGGAAGTGCGGCAGAAGTAGAAGATAAAGACAAGGATTAA
- a CDS encoding UDP-N-acetyl glucosamine 2-epimerase, protein MKITIVSGARPNFMKIAPITRAIKAAQEAGKKISYRLIYTGRQDDTSLDASLFSDLDMKKPDGYLGVSGHDQSEVTAAIMLAFEKELNTHPAQVVLVVDDLTATMSCSIVAKKRGLKVAHLIAGTRSFDMNMPREVNRTIVDAISDYLFTAGMVANRNLNQEGMIPEYIHYVGNILIDTVRYNRHRLLQPVWFSTMGLKGHGYLLLTLNRHELLNKKNVLKSLIQTLVDKSGGMPIIAPLHPYVQKAIKVLEIPAPNLHILPPQSYLHFGYLINHAKGIITDSGNIAEEATFLDVPCITLNSYAEHPETWRVGTNELVNEDPVAFAAVLETLMHGEWKHTTLPDRWDGRTAERIVQTLINGELK, encoded by the coding sequence ATGAAAATAACAATCGTATCGGGTGCACGCCCCAACTTCATGAAAATAGCTCCTATCACCCGGGCTATTAAAGCCGCACAGGAAGCTGGAAAGAAAATTTCATACCGTCTTATTTATACTGGACGGCAAGACGATACCAGTCTGGATGCCTCTCTGTTCTCTGATCTGGACATGAAGAAACCCGATGGTTATCTTGGAGTCAGCGGACATGACCAATCGGAAGTGACAGCTGCCATCATGCTTGCCTTCGAAAAGGAATTGAACACACATCCCGCCCAGGTAGTTCTTGTTGTAGATGACCTTACGGCCACCATGAGTTGTTCTATCGTTGCCAAGAAGCGCGGGCTGAAAGTCGCACACCTCATTGCCGGTACCCGTTCGTTCGATATGAATATGCCTCGCGAAGTGAACCGTACCATTGTAGACGCCATTTCCGACTATCTGTTTACCGCAGGTATGGTGGCTAACCGCAACCTGAATCAGGAAGGCATGATTCCCGAATACATCCACTATGTAGGTAATATTCTAATAGATACCGTCCGCTATAACCGTCACCGCCTGTTGCAACCCGTATGGTTCTCTACCATGGGCTTGAAAGGACACGGCTATCTATTACTCACTCTCAATCGTCACGAGTTGCTGAACAAAAAGAATGTGCTTAAATCTCTGATACAAACATTAGTGGATAAATCCGGAGGTATGCCCATCATTGCTCCGCTGCACCCATACGTGCAGAAAGCCATCAAAGTGCTGGAAATACCTGCACCCAACCTACACATTCTACCGCCTCAAAGTTACCTGCACTTCGGATATCTTATCAACCATGCCAAAGGTATCATCACAGATTCCGGCAACATTGCAGAAGAAGCTACTTTCCTTGATGTTCCCTGCATCACGCTCAACTCTTATGCCGAACATCCCGAAACTTGGCGTGTAGGTACTAATGAATTAGTGAACGAAGACCCCGTTGCATTTGCCGCCGTACTTGAAACGTTGATGCATGGCGAATGGAAACATACTACGTTACCTGACCGTTGGGACGGACGTACAGCGGAACGTATTGTGCAAACGTTGATTAATGGAGAATTAAAGTAA
- a CDS encoding glycosyltransferase family protein, translated as MKLHVVSFQVPFPPDYGGLIDVYYKLKALKEAGCSVVLHTYRYEVAEQPDLLKVVDAVYYYERFTGWCSMFSFRPYIVYSRRSKLLLERLCEDDSPILFEGLHTCYFLSNPLLRDRQKWVRMHNVEHDYYYFLGKSCVSWYEKCYYYLEAWKLKHYERVLLYADKILAITNTDALYFTQKYPFVSTYCLPCFFDNISVETVTDVSPENEKYILYHGNLSVLENVRVINYILDNLLPKLDINMRVVIAGKNPDKHLREKISRIPNVSLVANPLQEEMNSLIVFAHIHLLLTFQNTGIKLKLIYSLMKGHGHCLVNSMMIPDPGFEEVCTIADGQEAQVIALRKLYHTPLMPEALQWRQQALTKMGYNNQVTLILH; from the coding sequence ATGAAACTTCATGTTGTTAGTTTTCAAGTGCCGTTCCCTCCTGATTATGGAGGGTTGATAGATGTGTATTATAAACTGAAGGCTCTGAAAGAAGCTGGCTGCTCGGTTGTTTTGCATACATATAGGTATGAGGTGGCTGAGCAACCTGATTTGCTTAAGGTGGTTGATGCCGTCTATTATTATGAACGCTTTACAGGTTGGTGCTCTATGTTTTCTTTTCGTCCTTATATTGTTTACAGTAGGAGAAGTAAGTTATTACTGGAACGTTTGTGTGAGGATGATTCCCCAATTCTGTTTGAAGGACTGCACACCTGTTATTTCCTCTCAAATCCTTTATTGAGAGACAGACAGAAATGGGTGAGGATGCATAATGTAGAGCATGATTATTATTACTTTTTGGGGAAGTCGTGTGTTTCTTGGTACGAGAAATGTTATTATTATTTGGAAGCTTGGAAATTGAAACATTATGAACGGGTATTGCTGTATGCTGATAAAATATTGGCTATTACCAATACGGATGCTCTTTATTTCACTCAGAAATATCCTTTTGTGTCGACTTATTGTCTGCCTTGTTTCTTTGATAACATTAGTGTAGAAACTGTGACGGATGTAAGTCCGGAGAATGAGAAGTATATACTATATCATGGAAATCTGTCTGTTCTTGAGAATGTTCGAGTGATTAATTATATTCTGGACAACTTGCTGCCTAAGTTGGATATAAATATGCGGGTGGTTATTGCCGGTAAAAATCCTGATAAGCATTTACGGGAGAAAATTTCCAGAATTCCGAATGTATCTCTTGTCGCAAATCCTTTGCAGGAAGAAATGAACTCTCTGATAGTCTTTGCACATATTCATTTACTGCTGACTTTCCAGAATACAGGAATCAAACTGAAGTTGATATATTCTTTGATGAAAGGGCATGGACATTGTCTAGTGAATTCGATGATGATTCCGGATCCAGGCTTTGAGGAAGTGTGTACAATTGCTGATGGACAAGAAGCACAAGTTATAGCTCTCCGTAAATTGTATCATACTCCTTTGATGCCTGAAGCGCTCCAATGGCGACAACAGGCTTTAACGAAAATGGGATATAACAATCAGGTTACTTTAATTCTCCATTAA